From the Juglans microcarpa x Juglans regia isolate MS1-56 chromosome 3D, Jm3101_v1.0, whole genome shotgun sequence genome, the window cttttttattattattgttgttattgttatttttttcctgttgtgttTTGGGTTCGCGTAAACAACTTTATTCCACTTTGTGCGAATTGCCTTTTCTTTTGATCCACTTCAGACAGATACAGTTTGCATTGTGTTCAGTGTCATTCATTAGATATCATGAATCATGGTTAAATTGGTCTTTTTCTGGAATATGATGCTCTGCATGTTACCCTTGTTTTGTTAGATGAAAGATTATCATCTTACTTCTGACCGAAAGAAACAAGATCAGCTTATAGTTTTCACTttcagttcttctatatacaatTGATAGATATAACTAAAGTACAGTCGTCCATGCCACatcagatttaaaataaattttttctctctcatcaactcggTCTCTCTCATAAGCTCAgtctttctctttcatcagctcggtctctctctctcacttaagctcttctcatctctctctcatcaagtgttTCTACGTCAGCCACGTTTGCACGCCGTTTACACCAGGTGCTTGCaacaagcatttttctttcacttttcaacttttttatgaacTGTTCGTTGGTCTTTGGGCAATTAAGGTGAAAAGAATGTATTTCAGGAAATGAACTACTCAATACAAAATCATTACACCATAGAGTTTATAGATCAAAATAGCCTCAAGTTCTTACTCAAATTTGAGTAAgacaaataaaatgaatcttAAAATACTTATAATTATTTGTGTAGATCTTTTTTGTGTAGAATTAAATGGTCAATGAATGGCATATATATAGTTCACTTTGTTTGTCTATTTATCACAACTTAAAGACATATAAAGgagatcttataatatttattattatcctTCTAGATCTTTAGACGGgcattaaatgttttttttttagattagcATTAAATGTTTAATGaatgttatataatttgtttcaCATATCTATTTTTCACCCacttaaaattctcaaattaaaaaaaaaatttccttaatattttcttttttggatagtgctacatgtacttacagttttacttataagactaattttattaattttcttttgaaattcaaatttcattattttcaacatatcaataacttaCACGtggagaagtaaattttttataaatttttccaaagcacatttagtatttttcatttttgcttaAGTTATCTGTAACatcctgtattttagtgtatttttattgaatgattatttttaataattcaaaaatattttctcttgttttaaaattatcagatatttttagatggtttattttatgatctttaaattgtgaaaattaatttgagatgttttcttaatatttaattattgtgaTACATTTaagttgttctttattttaaattaattgattgttggatttaaatattttattttcattttatcattacgtttaaattattttaattgagatgctgttttgaaatcatttctgttagatcatttttgtgacccaagatgtggggattggacctcatttctttccctccatttttctttttcccttttcttttctttttctttcttttctctctcctctctctctctattcccGCGCGGCCTTTCTCCCCTCTCTCCccgcccgtttctctcttctcccagcccagctGCCGCGCGCCGCCGTGTGTCGCACCGCCCCTGCCGTTCGCTTCCCCACTGGCCGGCGATCACACCCTTCCAacctcagcctccctcgcgccgccgttagtCTTCACGAACAGCccaaagccgcggccttctctttgttccagcgccgccgtcgcatcACCTCCGCCCactatttcttcaccacttcatcatcgacctcttagcaacccaatggacctaACCCCAACTaggatccgtcaccggtgaagcctatttatctccatctctgatttcgacatttttggcctaaaactaccatttgcgccgccacccacggcaaaccaccaccgcCACTAGCTTCCCCGActtctctaagccctaccctatcaatttcgggtcttagtttgtccccattcaaaagtgagtttttgagacccacggccacagtgcattttgcactgttctgcagctgtgttgccacttcttgcagctccatgatccttcagaaattattatatagcactgtaagtatttttccaaagaactatcgtgatttaaatatatttttgtattaactcatattattgtgatatggttggacatgccgaactgagtccgaggagttcgggagtcggatggattgtggacggagttgtgtttgattgatattgtgaaatgttggttgttggtatggtgttattcaggtacatggcatattgcacgcatgatcatgtttgtaaaggaaattgagttttcgtgtacatgcattcatgttcatgtgtttattgaaaactggattttcagacgtttatttgaaaatttgattttcatgtgaaatgattctgaatgtgtttgaaacgactggattgactggtttgagaaaaaggaaaagagactatagggatggtgataagcagggatggtggtagagtcccgcctgcgatcctgcctacggtgcacgcggtagggatggtggtaagcagataTGGTgattgtgtcccgcctgcgattcctgcctatggtgcacgcggtaaggatggtggtaagtagggatggtggtatagtcccgcctgtgatttcagcctacagtgctctgataagtattcattgtgtggaaatgaactgtagggatggtggtaagcagggatggtggtaaagtcccacctgtgattcccgcctacagtgcacgaGATAGGGATgttggttgtgtcccgcctgtgattcccgcctgtgattcccgcctacggtgcatgcagtaaggatggtggtaagcagggatagtggtatagtcccgcctgcaattcccgcctacagtgtccaataaattgtttgttttgtgtgaatcattttctgaaaaaatgacagactatatttttgggccaaaatgagactttggcgtgtgttggaaataatcatttttctgagaaaaatggtattttatggctaagtgtattttgtcatatgcatgcatgttggttgctttaatatgtttttatcccgagagttgtttagTTTATACTTATCTGTGGTACTATTTTATGAtttcgcagattttgatgcagatgaggatgacgagccttagcttggctccgttggcggagtgatatgggattacttctgtttatcgagattcactttatcaattatttatgtatttgtcttataatatattttgggatgactatataactttttaaggataatttgtttgaatatctgtatttaaaattctgatacttagtagacttatttatattatctgttGCGTTGTTTACtatacactgttgcatgtacacacacttggcactttcgttgggatgcgtgaccgagttgtcatcatcctgacgtcgcAATTTCTGTGTTTTTTATATGTGGGAGTTGGGGCATCACATTATCACTCtatttgtgaaaattttattaGGAAGACATGCTTAAAGTTGGcaatgatttttttcccttcaatgGCATATCAAATCTATACTCCTATAAACTACTCATGATCATGTAGATGGGactttgagtttgatataagagaaattctatttgtaatcTTGAGTGGGGGATTGCGTATACAGTTCTATtgataaataatgataaaagaagaaaaaatatcatttttaaaatgatattattgtaattttaattttttttaaaatataattatataacaatCCCTATTTAGGAAATATATGTGGACTAACTCTTGATACAATCTCAGACAATGAGCCAAAACAGTTAGTTCAATCTATTGATAGTGGACCATAAAGCCAATAATGACTTGGACACTTCAACAGAGAGTACTATACATTGCTAGATTCATTAGACATTCATGGCTGATCATCTTCATCGCATGAGCAGTACACCCTTGTAGTCTTATCATcgagacaaaaacaaaaagtaccTTAGAACTAGGCGATTGATTTGGGATTGGaggaaagaatttttttttttttttttgggcttacCCATGCATGCAACAACTTTTCTCTATGCACACAGGcaacttatttgaaaaaaaaaaacaaaacaaaaccttgCTGAAACAGCAGCAGCATGCAGAAATCGATCGATTGACTCGACACATGATGCGGGAACAACCTACAGTTTAGCGCAATCAGTGGGAATAAATGACATGGTCTTCTGTTCGAGGTTATGGATAACCAACATATTCTGTTGTTGAATGTTCCCTAAGGTTGAAAAACCACCTGCCGGGGCTATAGCCAAGCATGCCATCCCCAAATTCTCGTCCACAATCATATAGTTCTCTGGGGGCAGGGCCAAATCTAGCCCCGTGAAATGAAATGTCAGTTCAGGGACTGCAATCTGCTTTGCATGTTTGCCATGTGGAAGGTTAAAGCAAAGATCCAATCCAGAATGGTCTGATGAGTCCGACAATGCAAGTTTCGTTTGTTCCAGAAACGCTCTCTTCAGCACATCATAGGCATCTTCGGTTAAAAGAGTGATTGTGGTTCCGGAATCCACGATTAAGCCCCCAGTTCCATCGCTGGTTAACTGGAACCACGATGGCGGAATGGGCAGGCGATTTCGGCCCACACTGATGCCTACAAGAGATATGTAGTAGAATGTCGGTAGAACTGGGTTTTCAAGCAATGGGGTGGTACTAGCATTCGAGACTTGCACGCTGGATGGTGCAGATCCTAAAAAAAGACTGCTGCTGCCATTGGTGCCACCGATCGACGTTAAGCAATAGGAGAATTGTCGTGTATGAATTTGTGAAACCAGGGACAAAGGTCCACGACCGAGTCCCACTATCCCTGCACCATGGTTCAACCCCGGGCCCTCGTTGTTCACCCCACACCCAAAACCTATATCTGGGACAGAAGATTCGTTGTCAGACCCTCCAAAGTTGAAAGTCTCCGTCGCTAGAAACCCTTCTGTCGACGTTCCGTCCCCGTAGGAATTGGAGTACTCACAGCTCCTCCCACACTTTGAATCGGCCCATTTCTTGCACACTGGACTCGAGCAGCTGACATTGGCAAAGGAAGACGATTCCGCAGGGTCAAAAATTGGGGTCGGTTGCTTGAAACAGGTCTTGCATGGCTGGCACTGTGTCCATATCAGGTCACTACCTGTGTCCATTATCGCAAGGAAAGGCACAGGCGGGGTCCCAATTGACAAGCTCATGCGAAACTCGCCGTCACCGCCCACAACCCGCGTTCGGACGTCACTGGAGGCTTGCGTGCTCATCAGCTCCAATCCGTCAAGAAATTTACGGTGTCGTTGTTTCCCACGTTGGATAGATCGTTTGATGACTTGCAGCGGGGAAAGATCTAGGTCGGCATCGATGTGTGTCAGGATGACGCGAAAGGTGGTAGAACTTCCTTGCGAGGAACATATGCATAGCAATGGTGAAACTAGTAATAATATTACAAGTAGCGAAGAGGTTGCGGAATCTGCcattgatctatatatattgcatgcaCCTTCGGGAGGGGTAACGTCGACATCGATGAATTGAAAGAGAGACTTTATAGTGGCGCAAAGGGAGGCATCGTCGCCATTATCGGGGATTTTAGCG encodes:
- the LOC121256191 gene encoding aspartic proteinase nepenthesin-1-like, producing MADSATSSLLVILLLVSPLLCICSSQGSSTTFRVILTHIDADLDLSPLQVIKRSIQRGKQRHRKFLDGLELMSTQASSDVRTRVVGGDGEFRMSLSIGTPPVPFLAIMDTGSDLIWTQCQPCKTCFKQPTPIFDPAESSSFANVSCSSPVCKKWADSKCGRSCEYSNSYGDGTSTEGFLATETFNFGGSDNESSVPDIGFGCGVNNEGPGLNHGAGIVGLGRGPLSLVSQIHTRQFSYCLTSIGGTNGSSSLFLGSAPSSVQVSNASTTPLLENPVLPTFYYISLVGISVGRNRLPIPPSWFQLTSDGTGGLIVDSGTTITLLTEDAYDVLKRAFLEQTKLALSDSSDHSGLDLCFNLPHGKHAKQIAVPELTFHFTGLDLALPPENYMIVDENLGMACLAIAPAGGFSTLGNIQQQNMLVIHNLEQKTMSFIPTDCAKL